The Naumovozyma dairenensis CBS 421 chromosome 3, complete genome genome has a window encoding:
- the LIP1 gene encoding sphingosine N-acyltransferase subunit LIP1 (similar to Saccharomyces cerevisiae LIP1 (YMR298W); ancestral locus Anc_5.26), producing the protein MVDPKLEKVLEERKPRFWTLFQCVVGALTLMAAVEYFKYSTRIHYEWFHCTPVIETVGGPSSSVIKLYSRGGPSCDKRGEFKTIVKRITRDYEPAEGAISFCINENVNVPAVHYPIDENKGAPGYVAFVGYDSDGKDLIEQMCEGSTILHM; encoded by the coding sequence ATGGTTGATCCTAAACTAGAAAAAGTACTTGAAGAGCGTAAACCACGTTTCTGGACCCTTTTCCAATGTGTTGTCGGTGCTCTAACATTGATGGCGGCTGTcgaatattttaaatattccacACGTATCCATTATGAATGGTTCCACTGCACACCAGTTATAGAAACCGTTGGTGGACCCAGTAGCTCAGTGATCAAGTTATATTCTCGTGGTGGTCCAAGTTGTGATAAAAGAGGTGAATTTAAAACTATCGTTAAAAGAATTACTAGAGATTATGAACCTGCAGAAGGTGCCATATCGTTTTGcataaatgaaaatgtcAATGTGCCTGCAGTACACTATCCAATTGATGAAAACAAGGGCGCTCCTGGTTATGTAGCATTTGTAGGATATGATTCTGATGGGAAAgatttaattgaacaaaTGTGTGAAGGTTCCACTATTCTTCATATGTGa
- the TAF1 gene encoding histone acetyltransferase (similar to Saccharomyces cerevisiae TAF1 (YGR274C); ancestral locus Anc_5.25) has product MSTSTPPNGNKKSTKNKSKESKTSDLTNEEDAYNAIFGGDFGSLEIGSLIAKEENGDGATEHLPDAMDFEDEEELAEEEEEEGGEGEGEGEDSSSGSEEETTSEEEEEEDEGEEQEEEQKKGSIPLSLPTTSPNAIPSNDPFTRDLNDDNLILDHNFLNALPTNLNDTNNPMGPEDDNDFQYMDDNNALFNLGVDNTIPNSSIITSNNNVNNNNNTTIFMDHNPSFDDTFSLNNTQSSQQMQQQPPPLQQQQQPNGLPMLMLGQQLKQHTHMSNMISKEDSIKREREKIANEEKFLLKTYFPTFKKGKILKWNKFIYRSKGRYNWHRDYSLANKQLSVLFPINLKLKVQTDQRKLFMSSSSNPWQYSLMSSTNIRKKNGIISVTLDEIDPQPIKREKIIRESYNIPEDLLIATDDWDQEKIINGDDANGKGALLSEESTGIPSSLKNILEQNDEDWNWNEENLINVNLKQAKTAELNMNDENLLLIRNESRTSMINDTKLLPPLNERSILTKIYISNDNEYDILKRTHQPKVRSTISNLNIEHSLPALKLQSPYYKVSIPKSQVRYFHRPHFGNNIRPGTNIVFSKLKIRKRKRDKGKDIKESFASTQDLTIGDTAPIYLMEYSEQTPLALSKFGMANKLINYYRKTSDQDTLRPKLPVGETHVLGVQDKSPFWNFGFVEPGHIVPTLYNNMIRAPVFKHDVSGTDFLLVRSSGHGVSNRFYIRGINHLFAVGQTFPVEEIPGPNSRKVTSMKTTRLRMIVYRLLNKAQGRSISIDPVNKHFPDQDYGQNRQKVKEFMKYQRDGPDKGLWKLKEGETLLDNEHTRKLITPEQVSEVETTSQGIQFQEDNEWFNFDDKLKRLEENLLPWNATKNFINATQMRAMIQIHGAGDPTGVGEGFSFLKTSMKGGFIRSGSHMDGKRSGGHTYNVAEQQKAYEGEISKTWYTHAKSLSVTNPFEEIDDPDIVNPTNKHVKTHRDDNKVLKIVRKRRDANGIIQRQTIIVRDPRVIQGYLKGKEKKKAENLDVNKLLEQETTNIGNMEDIEMQKKLLQNELANLEKSQQRRTARQNSKKKTLQDGKVTKNKNTTRRCATCGQVGHIKTNKACPMYNSGVNDDASTPSAT; this is encoded by the coding sequence ATGTCAACATCAACACCGCCAAATGGCAATAAGAAGAGTACTAAAAACAAGAGTAAAGAGAGCAAGACTTCCGATTTAACTAATGAAGAGGACGCATATAACGCTATCTTTGGTGGTGATTTCGGATCCCTAGAGATTGGTAGTCTTATAGCGAAAGAGGAAAATGGAGATGGAGCCACTGAACATTTACCAGATGCCATGGACTtcgaagatgaagaagaattagctgaagaggaagaggaagaaggaGGTGAAGGTGAAGGTGAAGGTGAAGATTCCTCAAGTGGaagtgaagaagaaactacaagtgaagaagaagaagaagaggatgaAGGGGAGGAGCAAGAGGAAGAACAGAAAAAGGGTTCCATTCCACTTTCTTTACCTACAACTAGCCCTAATGCAATACCTTCCAATGATCCCTTTACGAGAGATTTGAACGATGATAACCTCATATTAGATcataatttcttaaatgCCCTGCCGACAAATCTAAATGATACTAATAATCCTATGGGTccagaagatgataatgatttcCAATACAtggatgataataatgcatTATTCAATTTGGGTGTAGATAATACGATTCCTAATTCAAGTATCATAAcctctaataataatgtcaacaataataacaatactaCGATATTCATGGACCATAATCCATCATTCGATGACACATTTTCCTTGAATAATACTCAATCCTCACAACAAATGCAACAACAGCCACCGCCATtgcaacagcaacaacaaccgAATGGATTACCAATGTTAATGCTCGGTCAGCAACTCAAACAACATACACATATGAGTAATATGATATCGAAAGAGGACTCAATAAAACgtgaaagagaaaaaatagCTAATGAGGAAAAATTCTTATTAAAAACTTACTTCCCTACTTTCAAAAAGGGTAAAATTCTCAAATGGaacaaatttatttatcGTTCAAAAGGGAGATATAACTGGCACAGAGATTATTCATTAGCCAATAAACAATTGAGCGTACTATttccaataaatttgaaattgaaagtaCAAACCGATCAAAGAAAGCTGTTTATGtcctcttcatcaaatCCATGGcaatattcattaatgagTTCAACTAACAttaggaaaaaaaatgggaTCATCTCCGTCACTTTGGATGAAATAGATCCACAACCAATTAAGAGGGAAAAGATTATTCGTGAATCATATAATATCCCAGAAGATTTATTGATAGCTACTGATGACTGGGaccaagaaaaaatcattaacgGTGATGACGCTAATGGCAAAGGTGCCTTATTATCCGAAGAATCTACAGGTATACCATcatctttgaaaaacatTTTGGAGCAAAACGATGAAGATTGGAATTGGAATGAAGAAAATCTAATTAATGTTAATTTGAAACAAGCTAAAACAGCTGAACTAAATatgaatgatgaaaatttattactaATTAGAAATGAATCTCGCACATCAATGATTAACGATACGAAGCTACTTCCACCACTCAATGAAAGATCAATCTTAacaaaaatttatatatccAACGATAATGAATACGACATCCTAAAACGTACCCACCAACCTAAGGTTCGTTCTACTATTTCAAACCTGAACATTGAACATTCATTACCCGCTTTGAAGTTACAATCTCCTTATTATAAAGTTTCCATACCAAAATCACAAGTAAGATATTTCCATAGACCCCACtttggtaataatatacGTCCTGGAACAAACATTGTATTTagtaaattgaaaataaggAAACGTAAGCGTGATAAGGGTAAAGATATCAAAGAATCATTTGCTTCTACTCAAGATTTAACCATCGGTGATACAGCTCCTATATATCTTATGGAATATTCAGAACAAACTCCGTTAGCATTATCTAAATTCGGTATGgcaaataaattaataaattattatagGAAGACTTCTGATCAAGACACACTACGGCCCAAATTACCAGTGGGTGAAACTCATGTCCTAGGTGTTCAAGACAAATCTccattttggaattttgGTTTCGTCGAACCAGGTCATATTGTCCCCACTTTATACAATAATATGATTCGTGCTCCAGTTTTCAAACATGATGTATCAGGAACAGATTTCTTACTAGTGAGAAGTTCAGGTCATGGTGTAAGTAATAGATTTTACATAAGGGGTATCAATCATTTATTTGCAGTGGGGCAAACTTTCCCAGTGGAAGAGATTCCTGGtccaaattcaagaaaggTCACATCAATGAAAACAACAAGATTAAGAATGATCGTTTATCGTCTTTTGAATAAAGCTCAAGGTAGATCTATTTCCATTGACCCTGTTAATAAACATTTTCCTGATCAAGATTATGGGCAAAATAGACAAAAAGTTAAAGAATTTATGAAATATCAACGTGATGGTCCCGATAAAGGGTTGTGGAAATTGAAGGAAGGTGAAACGTTATTAGATAACGAACATACAAGGAAATTAATCACCCCTGAACAAGTGTCGGAAGTAGAAACAACTAGTCAAGGTATTCAATTCcaagaagataatgaatgGTTTAATTTCgatgataaattgaaacGATTAGAAGAAAACCTTTTACCTTGGAATGCTACTAAAAACTTCATAAATGCAACACAAATGCGTGCCATGATCCAAATACATGGAGCTGGTGATCCAACTGGTGTCGGAGAAGggttttcatttttaaaaacTTCAATGAAAGGTGGGTTTATTAGATCAGGATCTCATATGGATGGTAAGAGATCTGGTGGACATACTTATAATGTCGcagaacaacaaaaagCATACGAGGGAGAAATCAGTAAAACATGGTATACTCATGCAAAAAGTCTTAGTGTGACAAAtccatttgaagaaattgatgatcCTGATATTGTTAACCCGACTAACAAACATGTTAAGACTCATAGAGACGATAATAAAGTATTAAAAATTGTGAGAAAACGAAGGGACGCGAATGGAATTATCCAAAGACAAACAATTATCGTTAGAGATCCACGTGTCATTCAAGGTTATTTGAAAggtaaagaaaagaagaaagctGAAAATCTTGATGTTAATAAACTTTTAGAACAAGAAACGACAAATATAGGGAATAtggaagatattgaaatgCAAAAGAAATTGTTGCAAAATGAATTGGCCAACCTTGAAAAATCAcaacaaagaagaacagCACGTCAAAACTCTAAGAAGAAGACTTTGCAAGACGGTAAAGTTActaagaataaaaatacgACGAGGCGCTGTGCTACATGTGGCCAAGTTGGTCATATAAAAACTAATAAAGCATGCCCTATGTATAACAGCGGTGTGAACGACGATGCTTCAACACCAAGTGCTACTTAA